Sequence from the Dehalococcoidia bacterium genome:
ACGTTTCGGTGTATCTTATCCTTGATGACGATATGCTCGTTGCCGGAATCAATATCGAATCGGGGCAACTCGCCGATCACTTTGAATTCCCTCAGGAGCTGCACCTTTCCACAAGTGAAAAGGAAACGGTGATGGCCGTTATCGAATCCCAACCTGAGGTGATCGAGCTATTGAACAGGGGCGCGGAGATCGTCTTCCTGGGACGCAGTAATGACGAAGATGATGCTGTGAATGTCGGCTTCGCGATGATGTATATTGAAGAAACCAATGAATTCTGGGGCGCCCAGGTGAACCTCGATACAAGGAGCTTCATGCGTTTGACTCAAGATTCGGATTAGCCCTTTCCGTGGGTTCTTAACTCGCCCTCACGATCAACATCGTGCCTGATAAGCGGCTGGGTTACCCGGAAGTCATCTGCTAGAATGGGCTAAAGCCTCCGGGCGTAAAGGCATGGCTCGTCTCTTACCGAGGGGTGCCTGAACACTGGCTTTATGTGCACAAATTGATATACTGCTTGGGCAATCGATCAAGACGCCTTCTATCTTTTGTCCTTCCGTAGCGGTTGCCGCCAAGTAGGGGCAGGTTTCATGCCTACCCTTTTTTGAGGGTACCCACGAGAGGTGCCCCTACGAATCCTACGTCTTGACCACATGCACAGCGATGGCCTTGAAGGAGGCGTAAAGGCGCTTGCCGATGCCCAGTTCCATCTCTTTGGCCGATCGGACGGTCATCAGAGCCACCAGGGGAAAACCGCAGTCCAGTTCAACATTGGCAATGGGTCCTGCCGAGATGATCGATCGAATCTCTCCCTCGAACGCGTTCCTGGCGCTGCTGGAGGGTTTGGTGAAGGAGAGGGTAACATCCTCAGGCCGGATGCACACGCAAACCGCTTCCCCGGATGGGTAATCGGTTATGGCCTCCAGCAACTTGCCTTTCACATCGATGCCGGCAATCCCCTCTTCACTTGAATGGATGATCCCTTTGAGGATGTTCTGCATCCCCACAAATCCGGCCACTTTCAGATTGAGCGGCTTCTCGAATATCTCTTCTTTAGTGCCGATCTGGGCCAGTTCGCCATTCATCAAAACACCCATCGTTTGGGCCAATCGCTGCCCTTGCGACATATCATGGGTAGCCATCAACACGGTGGTTCTCCTGGCTCGAATGATTCGCTCCAGCACCTCCTCGATCTTAGAGGTCGAGCTAGGATCCAGGTTGGCCGTAGGCTCGTCCAGAAGGAGCAGTTCCGGATCTGTGATCAATGCCCGGGCAATGGCGATTCGCTGGGTCTCCCCGCCGGAAAGTGTCTTGGCATCCCTTTCGCGGTAATCAGCCATGCCGACCATCTCCAGAACCTCATCCACCCTTCCTCTGATGGACTCTCTGCTTCTATGCCGCCATTTCAGTCCGCAGGCGACATTATCTTGGACGGTCATGCTGAAGACGATGGGCTTCTGCT
This genomic interval carries:
- a CDS encoding ABC transporter ATP-binding protein is translated as MALIELVNLGQRFQKKVILKDISFKIERGEAFALIGPTGSGKTTLIRVMDLLDHPAGGKIYFDGTDVTRSRGNRLAARRRMAYVQQKPIVFSMTVQDNVACGLKWRHRSRESIRGRVDEVLEMVGMADYRERDAKTLSGGETQRIAIARALITDPELLLLDEPTANLDPSSTSKIEEVLERIIRARRTTVLMATHDMSQGQRLAQTMGVLMNGELAQIGTKEEIFEKPLNLKVAGFVGMQNILKGIIHSSEEGIAGIDVKGKLLEAITDYPSGEAVCVCIRPEDVTLSFTKPSSSARNAFEGEIRSIISAGPIANVELDCGFPLVALMTVRSAKEMELGIGKRLYASFKAIAVHVVKT